A single Nisaea sp. DNA region contains:
- a CDS encoding cache domain-containing protein has translation MFKKLIIAAAMLFTATVGATAAEFASEAEAKAMAEKAAAHINSAGLDGAIKDFMAPGGEWHDRDLYVFVFDLKGTTIAHGAKAALVGRDLTGLRDVDGKQFIQDFLKVTDAAWVDYKWQNPTSNAVEPKTSYIIRLANEVVGVGAYKR, from the coding sequence ATGTTCAAGAAACTCATCATTGCCGCTGCAATGCTGTTCACCGCCACCGTGGGTGCAACTGCAGCCGAGTTCGCCTCCGAGGCGGAAGCCAAGGCGATGGCTGAAAAAGCTGCTGCGCATATCAACTCGGCCGGACTTGATGGTGCTATCAAAGATTTCATGGCCCCGGGTGGCGAATGGCATGACCGCGATCTCTATGTTTTCGTGTTCGATCTCAAGGGCACCACGATTGCGCACGGCGCCAAGGCAGCACTGGTCGGCCGCGACCTGACCGGTCTCCGCGATGTCGACGGCAAGCAGTTCATCCAGGATTTCCTGAAGGTCACGGATGCAGCTTGGGTCGATTACAAATGGCAGAATCCGACGTCCAACGCTGTCGAGCCGAAGACATCTTACATCATCCGACTGGCTAATGAAGTCGTCGGTGTCGGCGCCTACAAGCGCTAA
- a CDS encoding M81 family metallopeptidase, whose amino-acid sequence MTARRVLSAEISHETNTFSVLRTDMDAYLRRQCYFGDAIATHMSGTATEVAAHIDAARTYGWEMIPTVAAHATPSGMTTADAWEELCNIVLAGLDTGPVDGVMLALHGAMVTESSQDAEGDLLKRLRDRLGTQVPIAVTLDLHANVTDGMAAFADILVPYRTYPHIDQYEAATEAAALLQRAMDKEIRPVTVVARRPTLDGLNHGRTQEGPMVELLARAADIKAADPAILEIGLCAGFAWSDIAEAGPSVSVTTDGDAGKGQKIADDLMQFVWDTRAINTVPLLSLTELSEKIRNGPTGKGPLVIGDTTDNPGGGGYGDGVRLLESIIATGISNAALAAICDPAVAEQAHTAGVGAKIAISLGAKVDPDSYGPPIETDATVLALNETGAFVCDGPMWANMEVRLGRAALLDISGVKVVIASSNLQVTDQQALKLFGLDPAALDVIAVKSSHHFRAAFQPVARDVVLVDSGCLVSQDYSSFDYKHLRRPIWPIDPLS is encoded by the coding sequence ATGACCGCGCGGCGTGTTCTGTCGGCTGAGATCAGCCACGAGACCAATACTTTCAGTGTGTTGCGGACCGACATGGACGCCTATTTGCGTCGGCAATGCTATTTCGGCGACGCGATAGCCACGCATATGTCCGGCACCGCGACGGAAGTGGCCGCCCATATCGATGCCGCGCGGACCTACGGCTGGGAGATGATCCCGACCGTTGCGGCCCATGCCACACCAAGCGGCATGACCACAGCGGACGCCTGGGAGGAACTGTGCAACATCGTGCTGGCCGGTCTCGACACGGGACCGGTCGACGGGGTCATGCTGGCCCTGCACGGGGCCATGGTGACCGAGAGCAGCCAGGACGCGGAAGGTGATCTGCTGAAGAGGCTGCGGGACCGTCTCGGCACGCAGGTTCCGATTGCCGTCACGCTAGACCTGCATGCGAATGTGACGGACGGAATGGCCGCGTTTGCTGATATCCTGGTGCCTTACCGGACATATCCGCATATCGATCAGTACGAGGCCGCGACGGAGGCTGCCGCCCTGCTGCAGCGGGCAATGGATAAAGAAATCCGTCCGGTCACGGTTGTAGCCCGGCGCCCGACCCTCGACGGTCTCAATCACGGCCGGACCCAGGAAGGCCCGATGGTCGAGCTGCTGGCCCGGGCTGCGGACATCAAGGCCGCCGATCCGGCTATTCTGGAAATCGGCCTCTGCGCCGGTTTCGCCTGGTCGGACATAGCCGAGGCCGGCCCATCCGTCAGCGTCACCACGGATGGCGATGCGGGAAAAGGCCAGAAAATCGCCGACGACCTGATGCAGTTCGTCTGGGACACCCGGGCAATCAACACCGTTCCCCTGCTCTCTCTCACGGAGCTTTCCGAGAAGATCAGGAACGGCCCCACGGGCAAGGGACCGCTGGTCATTGGCGATACCACAGACAATCCGGGCGGTGGTGGTTATGGCGACGGTGTTCGCCTGCTGGAAAGCATTATCGCGACGGGCATTTCGAATGCGGCACTGGCCGCGATTTGCGATCCGGCGGTTGCCGAACAGGCTCATACAGCCGGTGTTGGAGCAAAAATCGCCATCTCGCTTGGCGCAAAAGTCGATCCAGACAGCTATGGGCCGCCAATCGAGACGGATGCAACAGTGCTCGCCCTCAACGAGACCGGAGCTTTCGTCTGCGACGGGCCGATGTGGGCCAATATGGAAGTGCGCCTCGGCCGCGCCGCCCTGCTCGACATTTCAGGCGTGAAGGTGGTGATCGCCAGCAGCAATCTGCAGGTCACGGATCAGCAGGCGCTGAAGCTGTTTGGACTCGATCCGGCGGCGCTGGACGTGATCGCTGTCAAATCCTCCCACCATTTCCGCGCCGCCTTCCAGCCGGTCGCCCGCGACGTCGTGCTGGTCGATAGCGGATGTCTCGTCTCCCAGGACTACAGTAGCTTTGACTACAAGCATCTGCGCCGGCCGATCTGGCCGATCGATCCTCTTTCCTGA
- a CDS encoding M20 family metallopeptidase, whose product MSREQAISAAAEHFDSGDFLKDLSRRVAIRTESQLYEERKPDMEAYMAEMRAALEPMGYVCEQFPNPSPKGGPFLIATRHEGDNLPTVLTYGHGDVVRGMEGQWAEGRDPWTLTEVGERVYGRGTVDNKGQHSINIAGLNAVLKTRGKLGFNSKILIESGEESGSPGLADFAKQQKAKLKADFLIASDGPRISADHPTVFMGSRGAYPMDITCDLREGAHHSGNWGGLLANPAVILAHALASIVDRRGQIRVPEWRPTTLTPAIRAALAECELEAEANGPQIDPNWGEESLTPIERVIGWNSFEILAYTAGLPDKPVNAIPGRATCRGQLRFVVGTDPEDIVPALRRHLEREGFPMVTVADADRGYMKATRLDPDHALVQWAAGSIQRTTNKKTAILPNLGGSLPNDVFSEILGLATIWVPHSYASCSQHAPNEHALKPILREGLQLTAGLFWDIGDGTLPESW is encoded by the coding sequence GTGAGTCGTGAGCAAGCCATCTCTGCCGCCGCCGAACATTTCGACAGCGGCGATTTTCTCAAGGACCTGAGCCGCCGGGTGGCTATCCGCACCGAAAGCCAGCTCTACGAAGAGCGGAAGCCCGACATGGAGGCCTATATGGCTGAAATGCGGGCGGCCCTGGAGCCGATGGGATATGTCTGCGAGCAGTTCCCGAACCCCTCGCCAAAGGGCGGCCCCTTCCTGATCGCCACCCGTCACGAGGGCGACAACCTGCCGACCGTGCTCACCTACGGTCATGGCGATGTTGTCCGCGGCATGGAAGGCCAATGGGCCGAGGGACGCGATCCATGGACCCTGACCGAGGTCGGCGAGCGGGTCTACGGCCGCGGGACCGTCGATAACAAGGGCCAGCACTCGATCAATATCGCCGGCCTTAACGCCGTCCTGAAGACCCGTGGCAAGCTTGGCTTCAATTCCAAGATACTGATCGAGTCCGGCGAAGAATCCGGCTCCCCGGGACTGGCGGACTTTGCAAAACAACAAAAAGCCAAGCTGAAGGCCGATTTTCTGATCGCCTCCGACGGTCCCCGTATCAGTGCCGATCACCCGACCGTGTTCATGGGCTCGCGCGGGGCCTATCCGATGGATATCACCTGCGACCTGCGCGAAGGCGCCCACCATTCCGGCAACTGGGGCGGTCTGCTCGCAAACCCGGCGGTCATCCTCGCCCATGCGCTCGCCAGCATCGTCGACCGGCGCGGCCAGATCCGCGTGCCGGAATGGCGCCCGACCACCCTCACCCCGGCAATCCGGGCCGCGCTCGCCGAGTGCGAGCTCGAGGCGGAAGCGAACGGCCCGCAGATCGATCCGAATTGGGGGGAAGAGTCCCTCACGCCGATCGAACGGGTGATCGGCTGGAACAGCTTCGAGATCCTCGCTTACACGGCCGGCCTGCCGGACAAGCCGGTGAACGCGATCCCAGGCCGGGCGACCTGCCGCGGACAGCTCCGCTTCGTTGTCGGCACCGATCCGGAGGACATCGTTCCGGCCCTGCGCCGGCATCTGGAGCGCGAAGGCTTCCCGATGGTCACCGTCGCGGACGCCGATCGCGGCTACATGAAGGCGACGCGCCTCGATCCCGACCATGCGCTCGTGCAGTGGGCGGCGGGATCGATCCAGCGCACGACCAACAAGAAGACCGCGATCCTGCCGAACCTCGGCGGCTCCCTGCCGAACGACGTCTTCAGCGAAATCCTCGGCCTGGCCACCATCTGGGTGCCGCATTCCTATGCCTCCTGCTCCCAGCATGCGCCGAACGAGCATGCACTGAAACCGATCCTCCGCGAGGGCCTGCAACTCACCGCCGGCCTTTTCTGGGATATCGGCGACGGTACCCTTCCGGAAAGCTGGTAA